In Triticum aestivum cultivar Chinese Spring chromosome 5B, IWGSC CS RefSeq v2.1, whole genome shotgun sequence, the following proteins share a genomic window:
- the LOC123112182 gene encoding uncharacterized protein isoform X3, whose protein sequence is MLEQEAGMNIVPWKVERLRQRMILVGGSTWERCAELLKKRVDSHHWPMHILRHEKHLKELLFPRWAEFRDGSSSTTDGVACKLDVLIVLLALIGLFYTRKGKHSTIWLCLGYVLPCPQDLLSPIYASRQHFISSCGFSPDQATSLTFRTSPADPSAIKEGSHQRRLRVPLWRECTCPGGFPSAAWVRRCLLQLGLLAGYLTITSPSVAADEDVRRIWP, encoded by the exons ATGCTGGAGCAGGAGGCTGGAATGAATATAGTACCATG GAAGGTAGAAAGGCTAAGACAAAGAATGATTTTAGTGGGAGGTTCAACCTGGGAGAGGTGCGCTGAACTACTCAAGAAAAGAG TAGACTCACATCATTGGCCGATGCATATTCTACGACATGAAAAACACCTCAAGGAATTGTTGTTTCCAAGGTGGGCTGAG TTTAGGGACGGCAGCAGTTCTACCACCGATGGTGTTGCATGTAAGCTGGATGTTCTCATTGTTCTGTTGGCCCTGATCGG CCTCTTCTACACTAG AAAAGGAAAACACTCAACGATCTGGCTCTGTCTCGGGTATGTGCTCCCTTGCCCGCAAGATCTGCTCTCTCCCATTTACGCATCGCGGCAGCACTTCATCTCCTCTTGTGGATTCTCACCAGATCAGGCCACCTCACTCACCTTCAG GACCTCGCCGGCAGATCCCTCAGCTATCAAGGAAGGCAGCCATCAGCGGAGATTGAGGGTGCCTCTCTGGCGAGAGTGCACGTGTCCGGGTGGTTTCCCATCAGCAGCGTGGGTGAGGCGGTGTCTTCTGCAGCTAGGTCTACTTGCTGGCTACCTCACCATCACCAGCCCATCTGTAG
- the LOC123112182 gene encoding uncharacterized protein isoform X4 produces the protein MLEQEAGMNIVPWKVERLRQRMILVGGSTWERCAELLKKRVDSHHWPMHILRHEKHLKELLFPRWAEFRDGSSSTTDGVACKLDVLIVLLALIGLFYTRKGKHSTIWLCLGYVLPCPQDLLSPIYASRQHFISSCGFSPDQATSLTFRTSPADPSAIKEGSHQRRLRVPLWRECTCPGGFPSAAWVRRCLLQLGLLAGYLTITSPSVDEDVRRIWP, from the exons ATGCTGGAGCAGGAGGCTGGAATGAATATAGTACCATG GAAGGTAGAAAGGCTAAGACAAAGAATGATTTTAGTGGGAGGTTCAACCTGGGAGAGGTGCGCTGAACTACTCAAGAAAAGAG TAGACTCACATCATTGGCCGATGCATATTCTACGACATGAAAAACACCTCAAGGAATTGTTGTTTCCAAGGTGGGCTGAG TTTAGGGACGGCAGCAGTTCTACCACCGATGGTGTTGCATGTAAGCTGGATGTTCTCATTGTTCTGTTGGCCCTGATCGG CCTCTTCTACACTAG AAAAGGAAAACACTCAACGATCTGGCTCTGTCTCGGGTATGTGCTCCCTTGCCCGCAAGATCTGCTCTCTCCCATTTACGCATCGCGGCAGCACTTCATCTCCTCTTGTGGATTCTCACCAGATCAGGCCACCTCACTCACCTTCAG GACCTCGCCGGCAGATCCCTCAGCTATCAAGGAAGGCAGCCATCAGCGGAGATTGAGGGTGCCTCTCTGGCGAGAGTGCACGTGTCCGGGTGGTTTCCCATCAGCAGCGTGGGTGAGGCGGTGTCTTCTGCAGCTAGGTCTACTTGCTGGCTACCTCACCATCACCAGCCCATCTGTAG